caagtgaccctatcttgaaaatacccaacacaaaaaagggctggtagagtagctcaagtggtagagcacctacctcacaaccatgaggccttgaattcaaacaccagtaccaccaaaaaaaaaaaagtatgaattttaGGCCAGGTATGATGGCTCATACCAGTAATTCCaggtacacaggaggcagagatcaggaggatcacaattggaggccagcctgatcaAAActtaataagaccctatctttgtttttcttttgttttgcttttttggcagTTTTTGAACTTTGGTAGTTTTGAACTCTgagcttttgaactcagggtttcatgcttgctaggcaagcactctattacttgagccatctCCCCATCCAGGGCAGCAAGACCACATCTctaccaacaagctgggtgtggtggcaaatgcctgtcatcccagctactggaaaTATAAATTGGAGGATGATGGTTCAGACCTGCCTGGACAAAAACTTGAGATCCTATtctaaaaacaactaaagcaaaaaaggggtagaggtgtgcctcaagtggtagggtgtctgTCTAGAAATCAgacggtcctgagttcaaaccacagtactgcccccTGTCAAAGTATGAATTTTATGGTGTGTGAATTGCATCTTAACAATAGTAACAACAAAGGAAAGCTCTCTCACTCTGGCCTTCAGAGCTGAGGTAACATTTAAATTGCTGTGTGCCTCCTAAGACGTGCAGTTCAAAGTGTGGGCCAGGATCAGAACATCAGTAGGACCTGGAGCATCTCAGAAATGTACAATGGAAGCTCCATTCTGGAtccactgaatcagaatctgtatTTTTTCCAAATCCCCAGGTGATGAGAAGGTATCTTTGTGTCTGAGGAGCAGTGCTCTGTAGCAGTTTTGAGGAGATACAGTCTGGGTTGGGGTCACAAACACTTAGCAGGCATGCTCCTTACTATACCCTATTTTATTGGTATGAGGGATATTAGAAAAGTGTATTACTTCATTGATTCAGTGGGGGCTTAAGCATGCTACAGGTATCCTTTTTTTTGTCCAGTTGGAGATCACGAAAGTGAAAGAAACTTCACCGCATAGCTGGTCTTTCTGTGACATGCACTGTTGACTAGCACAGGAGCTCGTAGGCTGCTCTCCTTTCACCTGGGCCCAGTTCAACTCTTCCTCctactccttccttcccttggcTTAGTGGCCTTGAGCTAGCCAGCTAagtcagaattctttttttttttcttgtggtactgggatttgaactctggtccTACATCTccaagccactccatcagcccttttttgtgaaaggtattttgaaacagggtcttgagaactatttgccagggctggcttcaaacctccatcctcctgatctctgcctcctgaatagctaggattacagatgtgagccacaggcacccagcctaAGTCAGAATTCTTGCCTAGCACCTCACCCTTCCCTGGGCAGCCTTTAGCACAGCAGGAACTTGATGCTCCCTTTGCTTTCTTTGTTGACTGGCCCACTCCTTCCCCAAACTGGAGTCCATGAGTACAGACACCTTGTCTGCTGTCTGATATCTTAAGTTACTTAGAATAATGAGTGAAGAACCCAGAAAGGAGGCAGATTGTCAGCATGGACTCATGTAATCACTAGACAGAGATGCTTTTTAATCCCTTTCaacttttcctctgagaactcTGATATCTCCTTGACACAATGAATTTTGAATTATGCCAAGGGACATGCTTGTGACACTTGCCACACAACACACTGTTGATGCCCTAACTCAACGCTGGTTGGAGTGCGCACAGCTACTGTACAGAATTCCTAACACTTAGTTAGACTGATTTGAAACCTGGAGTGTGTTGTCCCCCCTAGAACTGATGTTTCCAGAACTATTACTAACTTTGTTCCCCACCTAAGAATTGACATGTTTTCTGTTTTGATCTACAAGAGACCTGCTAACAACTGCAACCTGCCAGGGACTTGGTGACATCAGGGAACTCATTCCCTCCAGTCtgacccaatctcaacctcttCTCCTGCATGTCTCTGCCTGGTGATCACTAAGTCCTGGTTACTAGATATTCTCTGTGATCCTGGTTATCTTCTCATTTTAACTGGTAGGATAATCCAGAGACTTCATCTTTCTGGACAAGGGGATGGAGTTTATCCAAACAGCTCTCACTCTTCATCTTGCAATGTTCTGGATTCCTCATTTTCGTTTGTGATTCCCTAAGCTAACCAGTCTTTCCCATTTGGAACAgagtttctatttcctggaaccaCCATGTTGCACAGAGAGAATTCTTTACTTTTTGGTACCAGGAAATTTAAAGCAAATAGTCTCACATAGAAAAGAAATGCATGGTTTGGATGGTTTTGTCTACAAGAAACAGAACACTCAACGAAAAATGGTTAAGCAATAAGGGTATTACCTCCCAAGATAAGATGTCCAGAGGAAAGGCAGGTAGAGCCTTCCTGCAGCAGCTTGGATAATGTCATCAGGTACTGGGCTGTTGCTGCCTTGTAGTCTTAACTTgctaatttgtcttttttttttttcatttttcttttattattcatatgtgcatacaagaattggttcatttctcccccctgcccccaccccctccctctccgccccctcaatacccagcagaaactattttgcccttatctctaattttgttgtagagagagtataagcaataataggaaggaacaaggggttttgctggttgagataaggatagctatacagggcattgactcaaattgatttcctgtgcgtgggtgttaccttctagattaattctttttgatctaaccttttctctagttcctgttccccttttcctattggcctcagttgctttaaggtatctgcttttgtttctctgcgttaagggcaacaaatgctagctagttttttaggtgtcttacctatcctcacccctcccttgtgtgctctcacttttatcatgtgctcatagtctaatcccattgttgtgtttgcccttgatctaatgtccgcatatgaggaagaacatatgatttttggttttttgagccaggctaacctcactcagaatgatgttctccaattccatccatttaccagcgaacgataacatttcgttcttcttcatggctgcataaaattccattgtgtatagataccacattttcttaatccattcgtcagtgctggggcatcttggctgtttccataacttggctattgtgaatagtgccgcaataaacatggatgtgcaggtgcctctggagtaacctgtgtcacagtcttttgggtatatccccaagtgtggtattcctggatcaaatggtagatccatgtctagctttttaagtagcctccaaatttttttccagagtggttgtactagtctacattcccaccaacagtgtaagagggttcctttttccctgcatcctcgccaacacctgttgttggtggtgttgctgatgatggctattctaacaggggtgaggtggaatcttagtgtggttttaatttgcatttcctttattgctagagatggtgagcattttttcatgtgttttctggccatttgaatttcttcttttgagaaagttctgtttagttcacgtgcccatttctttattggttcattagttttgggagaatttagttttttaagttccctgtatattctggttatcagtcctttgtctgatgtatagttggcaaatattttctcccactctgtgggtgttctcttcagtttagagaccatttcttttgatgaacagaggctttttagttttatgaagtcccatttatctatgctatctcttagttgctgtgctgctggggtttcattgagaaagttcttacctatgcctactaactccagagtatttcctactctttcttgtatcaacttaagtgtttggagtctgatattaagatccttgatccattttgagttaatcttggtatagggtgatatacatggatctagtttcagttttttgcagactgctaaccagttttcccagcagtttttgttgaagaggctgctatttctccatcgtatatttttagctcctttgtcaaagataagttggttatagttgtgtggcttcatatctgagtcctctattctgttccactggtcttcatgtctgtttttgtgccagtaccatgctgtttttgttgttattactttgtaatatagtttgaagtcaggtattgtgatacctccagcattgttcttttgactgagtattgccttggctattcgtggcctcttgtgtttccatataaatttcacagtagatttttcaatctctttaatgactgtcattggaattttgatgggaattgcattaaacatgtagattactttggggagtatcgacatttttactatgttgattctaccaatccatgagcatgggagatctctccactttctatagtcttcctcaatctctttcttcagaagtgtatagttttccttgtagaggtctttcacatcttttgttaggtttatacctaggtatttgattttgtttgaggctattgtaaatggaattgttttcatacattctttttccgtttgctcattgttagtgtatagaaatgctaatgatttttctatgttgattttatatcctgctaccttgctatagctattgatgatgtctagaagcttctgagtagagttttttgggtccttaaggtataggatcatgtcgtctgcaaatagggatattctgacagtttctttacctatttgtattccttttattcgcTAATTTGTCTTTACACGATCATAAGacaacttctaatttttttttttttggtggtactgaggtttgaactcagagcctaattcttgctatgcaggagctctcccacttgagccactaccagctttttttggtgttggatgtttttgagatagggtctcacttttttttttttgcctgggatggcctcgaattgcaatcctcctgatctctgcctcttgagtagctaggattataggcatgagccactgggccaGGCATGATTACAATTTTGAGTGTGGACATGACATTTGGTTAAAGAGGAGTAGCTCCTCTTAGTGTCTATTTTTATTGGAGAGAAAACTATTTCTGAGGAAACCTTTAAAAGATTTCACCTTAGTCTCATTGGTCAAGACTGGGCCATACTCTATGCCACAGATGCAAAGGAAACTGGGCAGAGAGGTAAGTTTCTGACTTTTGGGGGGCCTCTATAGTAGAAAGTGGACTCCTAAAGAGGAAGGAATGGGGAAACAGAGAATGCttcccagactcccttgcagGTAGGTGGAGCTATAGTACTGATGTGACCAATAGATTCAAAGTAGCAACATGACATTTCTGGGTAAGGCCATTAAACCAATGCACTGTGTTGTGAGAGAGCTATGTCAGAAACAGACGTGTTTGTGTCTTTCCACAAAGTTAGAGTTTATTGACTAAAAATAAATTCACGAGCTATTTCCATTTTGTTGGCTTTCATTTACCAAGTCTTCCTGATTTCACTTGGTATTTGTGGCACTGGTGATCACAGGTACTTTTATTCCATTCCAATTTTAATTGCTAATAAAACTTTCAGATCACATATTTCACACAATAATATATGTAGGTTACAAAATGACTAAGAAATGGTTAAAGAACTAGAGGGTTCAGTAGGGCTGTGCTAAAGACAAAGGCAGAGAGATGATGTAGATGCAAGAAAAAGGCTCCGTAAGGGACCAGGGAAAAAGTTTTATGAACAGCAGATGCAGAGCTGTTCAGGACACAGAGTTGTCAAATGCAGGTCTGGGTGGTAGGAAGTTTCAAGTGTCAGAGTGAAGTGGCTGTGTGTCACAGACAGGAGAAACTGAGTTGGAGCCTAGGGACAGAGGCAGAGGACTTTTGCTATGGTCATTTTCCTGCACAAGATTCATAGTGACCAGGTGATGGGTTAGTGTACCTGCTACCTGTCAGTCTGGGGGTGTTCCTCCTTTTATAGGTGGAGGTGCTACAACTGGTGTGATTGATAAGCTCGTGTGTCTAGTGTTTCTCATGTTATTTGGTATGTTCATAGGTGTAAGCTCTCATTGGCACAAAAAAATTATTAGTTTGTGCCTCACAGTGTGCTGGCAGATGGTAGTTGTTTGCTTGTATAAACAAGATGTAGAGTCATTCTACCTTGGCACTTGTACTAAAAACAGGGTCAGTTTGACTCAGGTCAAAACTGTTGCTTTATAACATAGAGTAACACAGGGCTGGGCTCAGCCTGAAAGCTGCAGTTCTATACGACATAGAGTAACTCAGAGCTAGTTTACTGCTGTCCTCAGCCAATCCTGCCTGCCTAATTCTAGATTCTAGGTTCACaagaaaaattcatattttgaccAATGCACTCTAGTGAGATATCTATTGTACTTACCTAAATAGGCTCTGCTATCTACAATGCTGGCTTTTCTCCATCTGTTCCCAGCTCTACCTCAAACCCTTCTCAACCTTTCTGGCTGCTCTGTCCAGGGACTGACCTATAGACTGTAACCTACAGGTTCTTTCATTCTCTGACATCCTGTGGGCTTCAGCCAATGATAGGAAGAGAAGTTGGAAAGGCAAGATCAGGGTATTTCAGCCATTACTCCTTCTTCGCTTAGTACTGAGGTCCTGACAAGACTGCATTCCTTAGGATCACAGCTGCTGTCTGGTGGCCCCTTCTCCATGGTTTTAGCCCTCAGGGGGCTCCACTAACACTGTTTCTTCCCTCTGAGCCTTCTGGCCTGGGAATAGTAATGTCTTCCCATGTTGCCTGTCCTGGACACCTATCTTCTATGGCTACGCTAATAAATTACCATAAACTTGGTctctaatttgtgtctttttttctcacttcctggtgcttttggtgtcatacctAAGAAACCATCACCCCATCCAAAGTCACAGATATTCacacctatgttttcttctaggaattttataGGACAGTTCTTCCTTagcttcagtttctctttttgttgtttcagtTCTCAGTGCTCGACTGTGATGtgaaaatattaagtagaaaatCCTAGGAATAAGCAATTGGTAAGTTTTTAATTACACAACATTCTGAGTAGCTGCCCGGTTCATGAATCATCCCTTTGCCCAGCATATCTGTGCTGTATGCACTCCCTACCCACTACTCACTGAGCAGCCATCTCAGTTAGCAGTCCCACGTTATGGTATCATAGTGCAGTGCTCAAGTaactctaattttatttcataagaaTAGTGATGCTGGAAATTTGGACATGACAAAGAGAAGCCATAAAGTGCTCCATTTAAGTAAAAAGGGAACAGAATAGTCAGATGTTGAGGTTGCGAAGATGTACACAAAAAACTTCTCTGCATGGAATTgtgaacaagaagaaagaaattcgTGCTAGTTTACTATCATATCTCAAACTGTGAAAGTTATGGCCATGGTGCATGAAAAGTGTTTTCATATGATGGAAAAAGCATAAATTTGAGTATTTATGCATGACTGTATGTATAGAAAAGCAGTGTATGTAGCATTAAGTTTCAGGCATCCATTGGAATGTGTTCCTCCTCTGATGAAGGGGTACTGCTCTATTAGCTCTTATATTAAGGTCCAATtcattttgagctaattttttaTATGGTGTGAGGGAGAGGTCCATCTTCATTCTTGTGCATGTGGTTATCTAATTCTCCCACTGCTGAttattgaaaagactattctttcctTATTGAATTGCCTTGGCACCTTGTGGGAAATCAATTGGTCATGGATATAAGGGTTTATTTATGGACTTTCAATTTTATTCCCTTGATCTCCACGCCTATCCTTATGCCAGTACCACACAGATTGATTACTACATCTTTGTAGCAGGCTTTGAAATGGTGAAGTGTGAGTCCTTGCAACTTTGTCCTTttccaagattgttttggctcttCCAGGTTCCTTgtacttccatataaattttaagatcaGTTTTATGTCTGTTTCCTGGTAACAACCTGGAAGGCAAAGGCAAGTATTTCAGCCATCTTTGTGACCTGTTGGACTTTGCAATTGAATGAGTtggtggtttctttttttgttctggaGTGAATTTCTACCTGGAAGAATGGTTAAGTGTTTGTTTCAGTTACGCTGCATTGAGTTGCAAGCAACAACTACAATTAGCAGTGTCTTAAACCACAGGATGGTTATGACCAAAGGAATGTGAAGGCGGGTGGTACATTCGACATTTTAGCCAAGACCATCCCTTCTCTTCACTGTCTCTACACTGTTCTGATTTCCTCATGCTTGTCATTTCCTGTATAGTAGATGCCTGCCCACATGGCAGGCAGCATGTTCTTATGTCAGCATTTCCAAAAAGGACGCTTTGTCATCCAGATTGGAAGCTTTCTTATACCACACTGACCAGGTCAGGATTACATGTTTATCCATAGACCAGGCACTGGGGAAGGGGAATAAGATGACCAGACACATTTGGAGCAACCATGCTGTACCCAATGAAGAGAGCCAACGGTGTACCTCTCCTGAAGGCGGTCGGGGGGAGAATCACCTGCTGGGCAGCAGTGAGTAGTGCTACCTCAAATCTGGCACATGTGATGTACAAAATGGTGTTTTGTAGTCTTGTACACCAACCCAGCTTACAATGTTGTTCCTTCGAGAAAGTAAAACGTGTTCTCAAAACCAACAGAACTTTTAAGAAACTACACTTGCTTGCAATCCAATCCAAAATACATGGAACGAAATCCATCCATTTGTCTTTGAAACTATACTGCATGCAATTCTTTTTCTTGGGCACTGTAAGGGTACTTTTACAATCGTGTAGTCTGAGAATCACTTTGTGCATATACTTAGAAGAGCGGTTAAGAGAGTTTACTACAAGAAAGTCAAAGAACCgtattaattttgtttgttcttgtgtcCTCACTGAGTCCTGGGGAGCCAAAGGGACTCTGAGGAAGATGGAGGTCTAGTGGGATGAGCACGGGGAACCAGAAAGCCAAGATACCAAAGGCCCTGCAGTGTGGGGCAAAGGAGATCTGGTTATACCAGTGTCCAGGGAACAAAAGGACGCAGGACAAGACCCTCGGGTGCACCGGGTGGCTCCCAGACCCCGGCCTTCCCGGCTGGTGCAGTGACCCACCAGGCCGTCTCGAGCCTCCAGCCACAGGCGTCGCTGTGCGCTCGCGCGCAGGCCGGGGAGCCGCGTTCCGCCCTGAGCCCGCGCTCGCGCAGAGCAGGGGTTTCAGTTTCTGGCGCGAACTTCCGCCGTTCCGAAGTTGCAAGGCGAATTGGCGCGATGTCTGGGGACAGCAGCGGCCGCCGGCCCgagggccggggccggggccgtgACCCGCACCGGGATCGCACCCGTTCTCGTTCCCGCTCGCGGTCCCCGCTGTGCCGCCGCGGCGCCGCGCCGGAGCGCAGGGAGGCCCCGGAGCGCCCGAGCTTGGAGGACACAGAGCCGTCAGATTCCGGGGACGAGATGTTGGACCCGGCCACCTTGGAGGCGGAGACCGACCATGGCCTGTGTCGCCAGATCCGCCATCAGTACCGGGCGCTTATCAACTCCGTCCAACGTAAGGCGGCGCCTGGGGCGGCGCGGGCCGGAGCCGCGTCCCCGCCATGCGCCCGGCGGGTGGGGAAGGGCGTGGGCAGGTGCGGGCGCAGGCCCGGGAGGCGCGCCTTCGTTTGTTTACATTCGCTCGCGCCACCCGTTTGGTCACTGGTGCCGCGCGACCTTGGCGGGGTGGGGCACGCAGGTCCCCGATCGCAGGCTGGAGCAGCTGGAGGCCAGATCTGGCCGGCGACTCTGCCGAGCGCAGGACGCGGGCGCCGGCTGCCTTCTCTGGCACTCAGCCGCTCTCCGCGTGGGCTCGCCGGCCCCGCAAGACTCGTCCCGTGGAGCTGCCAGAAATGCGCGTTCCCCGCCGCACCCGGCCCAGGCGGGCTCTGCAGGGGACCCTGCTGCCTGCAGAGCTTGACGATCGCCCTATAACCGAGCCCTCCGGAGGCTGCAGACGAGGGGAGCCCTGTGGGTTAGGGTTGGAGCGAGCCACGGGTTCCTGTTCGAGTTCAAGCTGCTTTCGTGCCATTTTGGCTAAAAAAAATGACGTTTTAAGTAATTGCTTAAAGCAGGGAGCAGGGTGGGGCTTGGCTTTACTACTGCAGGTGATAATTTTGTCCACTCTTAGTGAAAGATGAGCGCACTTCCCAAAATtcgttttttttaaatagaaaaccgGGAGGATATATTGAATGCCAGCGACAAATTAACAGAGGTCCTTGAAGAGGCTAACACTCTGTTTAATGGAGgtaatttattgttttatatatgcTGTCATACCTTTTCTGATCatttaaattagttttaaatgAGGCAAATTACTGTCATTACACAATTCGCTCCATTGTTGTAGTGCTTTGCCAGATTCGGAACATTTTCCATTGCAGCAGAAATACTACTTTTATTGTGCACTTACCATTTGCTAAGCACATACCAAGCGCTCTACATGAAATTCTGGGGGCAGGTCTCCTGTAACAAGCTCTCTGCCCATGTTTGAGAGGTTGACATATATGTATCCCATTTGTTGCATGGatgaattaaagaagaactgaGCTGGCTTCTGACATCCgtcctgtttcttttcctgtcttctaCTCCAATCTCTCCCTCAACTGTTGCTTCACATGTAACCCAGTGGAGGTGGCCATGTCTACACAAGTACTTGTTGGCCTCCggatgggggagagagaaaggagtgcGCTCAGAGCACTGAATTCTGGACCATAGATACTTTTACAAGTAATCTTAGTTTGAATTAAAAGCAGCAGTGACTGTGGCAGCAATGATCTAGTGTTCAATGATAGAGAACAGGTGGGTAAGTCCATGACATGGGTTCTGGGTCACAGAGCCCTGGGACAACTACCCAGAGTACTGTCCCCTGCAGGCCTCTCTCACGCTTCTGTAGAAACAGAAAGGGAGAATGCAGACAATAAAAAAGTGTCAACAGAACTGGCTGTGTCCTGACATTACAATTCTTCATATTATTTGAGGCCTGGAATGTTTATTTCTAGTCATTTCCTAGGATGGCCACTTGTTTCAGTGTTGTCAGCTTTTAACACCTCCTGCTTACATGCTGCCCAGTTTCTGTCTTTCTAGCGGTGACCGTGACCTGACCCATTTACTGTCTTGATTTTTACTTATTAGCTCTGTATCCACATGTCATAATCCCTCCTCCCgctattttcattgtttaaagcAGTTTTAAGATGAAATTATCCACCAAACTGAGCCCTAGAACTTGCTCTGCAAATGGAATTCTAGCTGCTTGATGTTCATGGATGTAACGTCTGTTTTCATTCTTCAGAAACTGTAGTCATCTGTGACATATTTGCACTTTCCTTGCAGTGTGCGGTGGGGCTGATGGGTAAGGGGGAGGTAGAACAGAGCCCAGGAACATGTCTACCCAGGAACCAGCATCTATGTCCACTTTGTTCCCTTACTTATCATCACTTCCACAGTGATTCTCCTAAATTATGAGAACCTTTCCCTCTGGGAACAAAAATGatgcataaaaacaaaaccaatttaGTCTTTGCTGTTTTTGTGAGGATTGTTCAGGAAATCAGTGCTTGAAATGGCCTTGAGGGGCAAACTGGGCACAGTCATTTCTGTGTTTGAACTTGGCTGGGTTGGTCTCTTCTTGGTATTTCTAAAAGTTCTCTTTTACAAGTGTTCCCAGACTACTTTTTGACTCCCTATTAACTACCTGGCTCCTTTGCAGATGTTCCCAAACTACTTCTTGACTCCCTATTATCTACTGGGGTTTATTAAGCCCAGCCTCCTCAGGCCTGAGGGGTTCCTCCAGTTAGTTGAACCCTTCTTCACTTCCCTAAACTGCATACCATCCCTTTCCCACATGTAGTGGACTTTTGACTGACTTATATCAACAGAGGTGAAAAAGGAATTAGAATGGGTTCATTGagtcaaaggaaaaaacaagtgTTACACATGGTAGAGGTTTTGGTACACTGGGGTGATGAAGAGATTGTGGTTCAGTAACCAGGAACATGAAAACTGGCTTTTAAGAAGACTGGTCAGCTCTGATTGAAATTTTGAGGACGTGAAGTGGAACCAGTTTTAGAGGATGGATTTGCTTCCAGCctattgaaatatatattttttcctagtaGAAGATCCTAGTAAGTAGCTGGAAATGTAGAGAAAATGTATCTATGGCTAATGTGTATTTTGTGACatgtatattttccttctttgcttgATAGTGTCCCGGGCACGAGAAGCAGTCCTGGATGCCCACTTTCTCGTTCTAGCTTCAGATTTGGGCAAAGAGAAAGCAAAGCAGCTGCGCTCTGATCTGAGCTCGTTTGATATGTTAAGATATGTTGAA
The sequence above is a segment of the Castor canadensis chromosome 7, mCasCan1.hap1v2, whole genome shotgun sequence genome. Coding sequences within it:
- the Nsmce4a gene encoding non-structural maintenance of chromosomes element 4 homolog A isoform X1, whose product is MRPAGGEGRGQVRAQAREARLRLFTFARATRLVTGAARPWRGGARRSPIAGWSSWRPDLAGDSAERRTRAPAAFSGTQPLSAWARRPRKTRPVELPEMRVPRRTRPRRALQGTLLPAELDDRPITEPSGGCRRGEPCGLGLERATGSCSSSSCFRAILAKKNDVLKNREDILNASDKLTEVLEEANTLFNGVSRAREAVLDAHFLVLASDLGKEKAKQLRSDLSSFDMLRYVEALLTHMGVNPLEAEELIRDEDSSDFEFIVYDSWKISGKTAENTFNKTHTFHFLLGSIEGEFPVPKPRIDRPRKERTIEEQRAMPAQLKSMEESHQEATEKEVERILGLLQTYFREDPDTPMSFFDFVIDPHSFPRTVENIFHVSFIIRDGFARIRLDQDRLPIIEPVNINEDSEGIDQSTQIRNQGIIALSYRDWEEIVKTFEISEPVISLGQSQQRLSA